In a genomic window of Pelecanus crispus isolate bPelCri1 chromosome 1, bPelCri1.pri, whole genome shotgun sequence:
- the GABPA gene encoding GA-binding protein alpha chain — translation MTKREAEELIEIEIDGTEKQECTEESIVEQTYTTAEFVSQAIDINEPIGNLKKLLEPRLQCSLDAHEICLQDIQLDPDRSLFDQGVKTDGTVQLSVQVISRQGIEPKLNILEIVKPVETVEVVIDPDAHHAEAEAHLVEEAQVITLDGTKHITTISDETSEQVTRWAAALEGYRKEQERLGIPYDPVQWSTDQVLHWVLWVMKEFSMTDIDLNALSIPGRELCSLSQEDFFQRVPRGEILWSHLELLRKYVLASQEHSGEIATVTIDQPVQIIPASVQPATPTTIKVINSSAKAAKVQRAPRISGEDRSSPGNRTGNNGQIQLWQFLLELLTDKDARDCISWVGDEGEFKLNQPELVAQKWGQRKNKPTMNYEKLSRALRYYYDGDMICKVQGKRFVYKFVCDLKTLIGYSAAELNRLVTECEQKKLAKMQLHGIAQPVTAVALATASLQTEKDN, via the exons ATGACTaagagagaggcagaggagctgATAGAAATAGAAATTGATGGAACTGAGAAACAGGAATGCACGGAAGAAAG CATCGTTGAGCAAACGTACACCACAGCAGAATTTGTGAGTCAGGCTATTGACATCAATGAACCAATTGGAAATCTTAAGAAGTTGCTGGAACCCAGACTGCAGTGTTCCTTGGATGCACATGAAATTTGCCTGCAAGATATCCAG CTGGACCCAGATCGAAGCCTTTTTGATCAAGGAGTAAAAACAGATGGAACAGTGCAACTCAGTGTGCAAGTAATATCTAGGCAAG GGATAGAGCCCAAGCTGAACATCCTTGAAATTGTGAAGCCTGTTGAGACTGTGGAAGTAGTGATTGATCCAGATGCTCATCATGCAGAGGCTGAAGCTCACCTTGTTGAGGAAGCTCAGGTGATAACCTTGGATGGAACAAAACATATTACAACAATTTCAGATGAAACCTCTGAACAAGTGACACGATGGGCTGCAGCGTTGGAAGGCTACCGAAAGGAGCAGGAGCGCCTTGGAATACCCTATG ACCCAGTGCAGTGGTCGACAGACCAGGTGCTCCATTGGGTGCTGTGGGTGATGAAGGAGTTCAGCATGACTGACATTGACCTCAATGCGCTCAGCATTCCCGGGCgggagctctgcagcctcagtCAAGAAGACTTCTTCCAGCGCGTCCCGCGGGGAGAAATCCTCTGGAGCCATTTGGAGCTTCTTCGAAAGT ATGTGTTGGCTAGCCAAGAACACTCTGGAGAAATAGCAACTGTTACTATTGATCAGC CTGTGCAGATTATTCCAGCATCTGTACAGCCTGCTACCCCAACCACCATTAAAGTAATAAACAGCAGTGCAAAGGCAGCTAAAGTACAGAGAGCTCCAAGGATCTCTGGGGAAGATAGAAGTTCCCCTGGGAACAGAACAG GAAACAATGGCCAGATCCAGTTGTGGCAGTTTTTATTAGAACTTCTCACTGACAAAGATGCTCGGGACTGTATTTCTTGGGTTGGCGATGAAGGAGAGTTTAAATTGAATCAACCTGAACTGGTTGCACAAAAATGGGGACAGCGCAAAAACAAACCCACGATGAACTACGAGAAGCTTAGTCGGGCTTTGAG gtATTACTATGATGGAGACATGATCTGCAAAGTGCAAGGCAAGAGGTTCGTGTACAAATTTGTTTGCGACTTGAAAACTCTCATTGGCTACAGCGCAGCAGAGTTGAATCGGTTGGTCACAGAATGTGAGCAGAAGAAGCTAGCCAAGATGCAGCTTCATGGCATTGCACAGCCAGTTACAGCAGTGGCACTAGCTACAGCATCCCTGCAAACAGAGAAAGATAATTAA